agaaaaaaaaatggatttttttAGGGGCACTTGCTAGTCTTCTTCTACCGCTAATAATGGAGGTGAAAGGGGAGTgttaaaatgaagaagaagaagaacaatttttttaaaaaagtaaaacagCTTCTACGGGCCTTAGAGAGGTGGAAAACACGCGAGTTGCcaattgtcaaaaaagtgtcaagatgacacattcgactcttacttgaggtgtctaaaatgaacatctcctgatttatgtgtctaagtgaaagttcatgccaactttagggggtcaCTAATGGGTTTGGCCTAAAataaatgaacaaaaaaaatgGTGTTATACACGTATGAGGCGCATGTATAACATGACATAAATCTAGAATTGATTTGGGAATAGGGGTATTCATTTCACCTCAAACTAGGATAAGGAGGTAGAGAAGTTAAAAGTTTGCAACTTGTGTATTTTCTCTAGTATAAAATTGCTAGTTGGTAAAACATTTATCCATATATTCAAATGATgtaaaagggaaaaagaaaattgaagcaATTTTTATTCTCATAAAAGCTAGCACACCATCATAACAAAATTTAAGTTTGTTTTGCCTTACAACCCTTAAATTTGGTTATACATCATTAAAATGAGCCAAGCCCTAACATTCCTTTCAATATTTAGTGTAACTAATCATTTTACTTGATAAATTGCCCACAGCTTTCATCATCTTTTCCCTGGTCTTGCCCATGCAATTGATTCTTCTTGATGAAATTATACtatcaacagcatcagcaaaagaaggaagaagaaatcTAACTAAATAATAGCTGACTGATTAGGTTGAGGAAAAACATGAAACTCCGTTTTATTAACAGCTATGTTTCTCCTCCAGATAAGGTTAATTTATTGTGAATTTTTATGTCTGATTTGAAGCTATGAACTTGAAGGTTCGGTTTCACATTAATCAAGCTTCAAGTTTAAGATATGCCTTTATGATTCCCATCATCTCACTTCCGGGAAACCGACCAAGACAACCTCTAGCAGCTGCTATTTCACTGAACTTGTCAACAAAATCACCAGCAAGAAACTGAAGCTTGTTATTTTTGTCTTCTTCAATCCTTGTACCAGTATTTAGGTCTTCACCAGCTTGGACAGATGGAAGGGGAAATGGATCAAGGGAAATAGCTGACAGGACAGATTCTCCACCCAAAGCACTCACAAAGTCTTTTAAACTACATAATGCAAATGGCACTGGTTCAAAGCTGTGATCTCCATATTCTACAGGTGTGGAGTGGTCCCCAGTGACACAAAGGTAATAGCTGAATTTTCCAGCTGATTCAGCCTCCCAAAGAAGCCTAGCTAATTGACCTATAGCACAATCAACAGCTTCCAATCCCTTCACTTTGAACACACTTGCTTTATCATGACCTGCATCGTCAATTGCCTGCAAATCCAACAATGAACATATAACCATCAACCTCAcaggaggaagaagaaaaaaggaatGACCTAAAGGCAGACGCGCCTTTGCACAAGTTGAGGTAAAACAGCATAAGAAAATTACACTAAACTTTTCCGCAAATCTTCTGTATGCTTTTGTTACTCTTAGGAAGACTGCCATCTAAACATGAAGtctaagaaaatatgaccaaTGGATAGATCTTCCCCAGATGAAACTTTCCTAACCACCCTGACAAGCACCTCCATATTCTATAAACACATGCATGATCTCATCAGAAGCTTTCAACTTGACCCTCATGAGCTGTTATTCGAAAATTAATTGTCAACAATTGAAGCATCATAAGAAAAAGCTACACTGATTTAGATGTTAAACCTTAATGTGGAGGAACCCAAAATCATAGCCATCAAATCGGCCAGGCTTGTGCTCATCTTCCCCGGGCACAAAAACATTGGGACAAGACTGTAGAGGTGCCGAGAGTGCCCTGGCTATGGCAGTTGCTTTTGATGTTAATAATGTCCTATAGTCTCCTGTCGCTCCAGGAGCTTCCAGAATATCAATCCCGAGTGACAAACCCAAGCCAGCAATAATTTTGGTAGGAGCTACCATGCATGGCCAGAGACCATGTATCTTTTCAAATGGAGCAACCTACAGCATAGAACAAATCACAGCTGAGAAATAAGGCTACAACCAGAAGAAAATGACTTTCTTCTTTCTAGTATGTCCTAAGCTGAATTGGCTAGTGGAAAAGTTCCACCTTATTATCATAACAATGCATACTGACCATGcaaaacaccaaaaaaaaaaaaaaaagaacctcACACACAGATGCTTAAAACACACACTCTGCATACCTCAATTCTAATGCCGCATCCTCGTAAAAGAACCAGATTTGCTACATTCTTTCCTTCTGCTGCCCGTTTTGCATTCAATGGATGGGAAAGCAAAATGCGCGAAATTTCTTTAGACAGTTCATTGACAACAGCAGCTGTGTGCTTTGCTTCATCTGTATCATCAAGAGGGTTCGCTTGTAAAAGTAAGCGGTTGTCTTTCAATGGGTCAGTTCCCGATATATTTCCACTTAATTTTGGTCCCTTGACAACCACTCCACATCTATGCTCCGTAGCATACCTAAAATAAACATGTATATTGCTCTTTTTCTTCACTAATAGATATTGTGTACAACTCATATTCCAGATGCAGTAGCCAAGAGCAACTTATGATAAGATTGCTTGCATACTATTTAAGTATGGATAGTACACTACTAAACAACAGCAGTTCCTCTCATAAGAATaccttttggaaaaaaaaattatcgagCCTAGCATGTAGCAGACAAAGAAAAAGTATAACTGAACCCTGTTGGCTAACATATGATTATGCACATCAGTGATAAATACAGGACAAAGGAGTTCAGAGAAAAGGGACGGAATGTACCTGACTCTAATTTCATATTCAGGAAAAGAGGGCAACTTCATTCCATCCAATGCTGCACAAAGAATCGGCCCTTCTTCCTCAAAATGCCTATCAGCCCTCCGGCTAACAACTATTCCGGTTTCCTCATCCAGCGTAGCAAAGTTTGACTGGTATTGAAAattgaaaaggtaaaaatatgCCAAAGACAACACTTTCACCTCATATACAAAGAAAAGTACCAAAAAGTGCAGTGAAATTTAAATCACAGAATAGGCTCAATGGTTAGCAAATGACAGTGCTGTGCATATATCTTGGTATTCATACTTAGCGAAAATGACAATTTCTCAGACAATAGCCCACTCCCAATTAATGTCCCAGATATTGGTCCCTCTCTCAAACCCGATGAAAGAGAAAAGGCAGAATCCATGTGTTCACTCGCCAAAAACTCAATATGCGGATAAGATAGCCAAGGAGGATATACAGTTATTGCTTGTAGTTCAAAGAACAATGTCGGTGAGCAAGCTTTCTGTTTACTCAGTATGGTGTGTCCTGAGGTTCTTTTCGTTCTGTGTACCAGTGGaatccttcttttttttccctacAGAATTCAGGGGCAATTAACACAGGACTGGAAGAATTGAATATAACTGTAACACCTCGTGCCCTTGAGGTAAGTTTCGACCCGCTTATCATGAATATTGACCCGAACCCAGAAGGAAAAGTCGTGTTcagctatgttgctcggactcttcaaagtGTCAGCGGGTgcgtgtcggattctccaaaagtagtgtattttcggagaatccaacacgagtGCGGCATTGAAAGTGAAGAATCCGTGCAACTTAGGTGTTCAGGTGTTAAGAACAGGAATTAAAAAGTGGAATGGTGTAGCTTAGAGTTGGAGTTGgaaaagaattgaaagaaataAGGTTGGAGAATCTTGGCCAAGGATACGGGCTGTAGAACTGACATGTGAAGTGCATGTGCAGCCGTATGTGGATATGGGAATATTATGCTTCAGTGATCGAGATACGAAACCAACATACAGGCCGCATATGTGACCTATGATCCATATGTTGTACTGTATGTTGAGACCTGGGAAGGGTAAAAATTTGATGCTTCAGGTGTTCAAGTGAGAAGCAACACACAGATCGCATGTTGTACCATATGTGAAAGTCCCAAAAACATAGCCACTCAGATTTGCCATGCCAAGGAACGAAAGGCTACTTACAGGCTGCAAATGCAGAATATGGCTCGTATATCCACCATAGGTGGAAAGAGCAAGGGACTTGACTTGTGAAGCTGCATATGGGCCACATGTAAATTGTACGGCCCATAAGTTGTACCATATGTGTCAAGCAGGCTTCAGAGAAATCTAGGATACGGCCAATATATGGACCAGGTGTGGGATGTACGGTCCGTATGTGGCCACCTACGGATCTGGCCACCACATGTTGGATCTAGCAGACTATATAAATACGCGAATTAGATTTCCAAATTCATTTCTCACTTCTCACGACCTTATCAGCTCGTTTCTCACTCTCCACTCATCCCCACCCAAGTGATTTCTAACCTCTTCCATGGTTATTCCTATGATCTTTACGTGGTTCTAACATCGAATCTTCTTCGGATTTTAGCTAAATCAAAGGTTTCTATCTAAAGGATTCAAGTGAAGAATTTGCGGGTTTCTCTTCAATTGAAGTAATTGCTTCTTCCTATTCTCATGCATGAATACAGCCACCTTTTAAGTCTATTTCAAGGTCGGGACTCATGGGATGGTGCTTGGAAGCCATGAGTCCAATTATGACCATTGCTTGTGTCGCATGGGGGCTGTTTTCGAGCTTGGTGTTGTTCAGATGTTGATGGGTTGGCCTTGTAGAAGGCCTTTGTGTTGCTTTAGCTGAACGAAAGAATGAGTGTGGGTGGGGGGGAACCCATTAATGGGACATTTCAGAGCCTAATGCTCATCTGGTGTTTGGTGAATTGCCCATATGGCTCGGGCTTAATGCCTAGATGTTAACATGAGTTCTAGTATCATTAATTCTTGTAGATTAAGGTCTTGAGAGAGAGTCGTGCATTGGAGTGATAGTAAAAATCGAGAATTGAAGTATGTAAGACTTAACCCTCAACTTCTCCATTATGGCATGACTTCCCATATGATGTTTTCCCTCTTCCATGAACCTATGAAATCCATGTCCCATGTAATGCTATGAGTTCCCTATGTGATGAATCATTCATGCATTTGTATCACTTAATGGTTGCTTCCATTGCCACATGTCTGTCTCCAACTCTAAGAAAGCAACACACATGACTCAATCATTGTATTGTTTGGATTGTTGTTACcaattgtattgtattgtattgtgttGTTAATTTAAATGCAATGTTTGTCTTAAttattacttaaattttattgtatcataTATTGTTAATGACGAAAAGTCCTATTTTataataatcatattttatccTTTATCCTGACCTTTAATAGTAGCCCTACTCCGTACCCTACTTTTTTGGTAGGTTTATCCTGCAAATTGTTGATGTGTGACAATATGTAGcgataaagaaaatacaatctatccaaacactttatttattcaaacaatacaatacaatacattacgaaacaaccatccaaacaaagtgtaaGTGGAAAAAGTATTACACTATTCGCTTTTGCCTATACGTGAACATTTGTGTGactttgaaatttcaaaatGATAGAAACTTAAATTGTTTAAGTCTTCTATTAATTCTCTTTCAAATTCCTTCTATTAGTGCTTTtgcttttcttctctttttgtgTTCTAGGTTtgagaagaaagagagagtGAGCAATTAGTAGAGGCAGTCAAGAAAATAAAGACGAGTTGAAAATTAGGGTTTGTAAAGACGCGCACATGATTGTACATTTCATTTTATGTTATGCATGCCAAGCACGAAGGCTTGGATATGACAAATAACATCCCAGCATTACGTTATGCCCGTGCCAAATGCGAAGTCCGGCAGGTAGTATTCCACCTTTGTGATATGTGCATGCCAAGCACGAAGGCCTGGATAGAACATATAGTATCCTAGATGCTAAAGAAGACAATGATATCACCTCAAAGACTAAGAAAGATAATAAAGATATGTATAATGAACCTTAAAGATGTCTCTCAGATACCTTATGTTACCAAATTTCACGTTCCATGTCCCTATCTCTGAGCTTATTGTCTACCTTATGTTATTTTGACTGCCTTATCATATGAGTACTATTCCACATGTACTCACTACTCACATCCCTTTTGCCAGAGGCATTGTATTTTACGATGCAGATTCTGACGCTCAGGTTGGCAGACATCTTTGCTAGGCTTCTACTCCACAGTTTTGTTGCTTTGGTGAGCCCCTCACTTGTCAAGGGTGATGTTTAGTGATCTTATGATGTATATAGGTATTTTGGGTACATCGGGACCTTGTACCAACATTTCCTTTGTTGATAGAATTtcttagaggcttcatagaccttCGTCGATGTCTCATGTGTATAGATGTGTATGTTTGAGCTCCCTCTTATGTCTACTTATATGTTTAAACTCATGTTCTGGAAACTAAGGtcctcattttgtataaaagAAGTTTCTTTATAAAAGCTAAGCCTCACTCTTATGTCTACTTATGTTTAAACTCATGTTTTGGAAACTAAGGTCCTCGTGATTCCTTCATTTTTACGATTATTTCATGGTATTTGATTCATGTAGAGTTGGTCCGCTCAGTCAAGTTGAGGCACCGGGAGCCAATCCACCTCACCAAGGTTTGGGGTGTGACAATTGCATTACCTATCCATAGAGATATaccattcaaacatactaacatacatatataacacCTCTAAGAGACAAGGAAAGGTGCATACCTTAAATGCAATATCTCCTGGTGACATTGCCAACCCGGCACCCATCGACTCAAATGCACCCCGACCTCGGTAATATACCCTAGGTTCATATCCAAGTAGAGAAAGATGGGCGGTATCACTTCCACAACCCAAGCCGACTTCAACAGGATCCATCAGACCATTAACTCCGGCAGATGCTATGGCATCCAAATTTGGTATTTTGGCCAATTGAAGTGGGGTTTTATAACCAAATCTTGGCAGAGAGACATCTCCCACACCATCAATAAGCACAAAGGCAACTCTTCTCTTTGGCTTCTCCAAGTTAACCATCCTCAACTCAGAAGTATCCGAACCTGTAAGTAAAAAAAAGGAATATATCAAGTATACTACTTTAAAAAGGATCAACA
This Solanum dulcamara chromosome 8, daSolDulc1.2, whole genome shotgun sequence DNA region includes the following protein-coding sequences:
- the LOC129898994 gene encoding uncharacterized protein LOC129898994, with amino-acid sequence MVNLEKPKRRVAFVLIDGVGDVSLPRFGYKTPLQLAKIPNLDAIASAGVNGLMDPVEVGLGCGSDTAHLSLLGYEPRVYYRGRGAFESMGAGLAMSPGDIAFKSNFATLDEETGIVVSRRADRHFEEEGPILCAALDGMKLPSFPEYEIRVRYATEHRCGVVVKGPKLSGNISGTDPLKDNRLLLQANPLDDTDEAKHTAAVVNELSKEISRILLSHPLNAKRAAEGKNVANLVLLRGCGIRIEVAPFEKIHGLWPCMVAPTKIIAGLGLSLGIDILEAPGATGDYRTLLTSKATAIARALSAPLQSCPNVFVPGEDEHKPGRFDGYDFGFLHIKAIDDAGHDKASVFKVKGLEAVDCAIGQLARLLWEAESAGKFSYYLCVTGDHSTPVEYGDHSFEPVPFALCSLKDFVSALGGESVLSAISLDPFPLPSVQAGEDLNTGTRIEEDKNNKLQFLAGDFVDKFSEIAAARGCLGRFPGSEMMGIIKAYLKLEA